From Sphingomonas sp. PAMC26645:
GTTTTATGCCGCACCTCACGCGTGGCGTTGGTCCGCCAGGATGCACTCTCGCCCAGCAACGCCGCCCATTTGGCTTCTTCGGCAGCCAAGATCGCCAGCGCCAGCCGCAACCCATCTCGCCGGCCATGCGCATACTCGTCCGACATCAAGCGGTTTTCTCCCTGCGATCCGGCACCATTCACCGTCACCGCCAATCACTATGCCGAGCGCCACGTTGATGGCTACCCGATACCGATGATCAGTCCGCCTTGATGCCGTAGCGCGCATACCGCCTGTCGACGCTCGGTAGAAGCCGCCGTGCAATCGCGAATTCCTTCGTCGCTTCGGGTCGCCGGTCCGATTTCGCCAACACGATTCCGCGCATGAAATGGCTTTCCGCCTGATTGGGTGTCGACGCCAGCACCGCGTCGAGATCGGCCAGCGCCTGCTCGTACTTTCCGAGCCGATACCAGACCATCGCCCGGCTATCGAGCGGACCACTCGTGTCGGTGCTCAACTCGATCGCCCCCGTACAGTCTTTCAACGCACTGTCGATCATGACCATGCGCGTTCCCTTGGCCCAGCACCGTGCGTTCATCAGCGACGGTGAACCCGGCTTGTCCGCGATCAGGCTGTCGAACAACACGAGTGCTGCGGTGACGTCGCCATATTCTCCGAGCAGGCCGGCCTTGGCTTCGCGAAACGCGTTGCGCATGCTGCCGCCCAGCGCGATGCGCTGATCCAGGAGCGCCAGCGCTCCGGGCATGTCGCCGCCTTCGGCCTTCAGGTCGCTGAGCTGGCCGATCGCCTGTTGCGACGAAGGATCCAGGGCACGCGCTGCTTCCGCGTCCTTGAGCGCCGCCGCCATGTCGCCCAACTCGTGCGACTCCGTCGAGCGTTGGAGATAGAGGTCGATCGTCGGGGCGATCGCGATCGCGTGCGTCAGGTCGGCGACGGCACCGCGGCGATCGCCCACGCCGCTTCTGAGTGATGCGCGGCTGGTATAGCCGCTGGCTTCGTCGGGATCGTCGGCGATCGACTTCGCAAAGATCGCCTCGATCGCCCTCAGTTGCGTGGCGCCGGGCGGGTCGATGGCGTTGATGTCCCAGCGCCGCCGCGTGTCGGCCGAGGCGACGATACGTGGTGCGCGGGCCTTCGCGGTCGTCAGGGCATCGCGCTCCGCCGGAATGCGGGCAACCGCGATCTCGCCGCCGACCGTGTCGATCCGCTCGTCGAGCGTGAACATACCGTTCGCCAAGCTGGCGCTGCGAACGATGTCATACCCGGCAATGTTCGCCTTGAGATCGGGCTCCCCCTCTAATGCGAACGCCCGGCCACCGTCGGGGAGGCGCAACCGCAAGCGATAGCGCATACCGTCGGGTTGGTTGACCAGAACGGGAACGGACGCCCAGGTCGCCTTGCTGCGGTCGGGATCGAAATTGACCTGATCGATCAGCCTGTCGACCGCGCGCTTGCGGCGACGGTCGTCGGTCGTCCAGATCGTGCTCGTCGCGCCGCGCGCCTTCAGCGTGACCGCACCGGTAATGGGATCGGACGTGATCGACGTATCGACGAATTGCCCTTCGCCCAGGAAGCCCTGCAGGAACTGCCCGACGGCCTGGCGCTGCTCTTTCTCGCCCAACTGGGTCTTGGCCATCGTCAGCATCGCCGCCGGTCGCCCGTGGACGATCGCCGTCGCCTCGAACGCACTCGGCAAGTCGACGCTGGCGGTTTCGTCCGCCTCGACGATCAAATCGATCACCGGACGCGCATTTGCGTGCGTCGCGATCCTGAGCAGCGCGGCACCGTCGGCGCGGATCGGCAGGACATAGCCGACGTCGGGCGTGTCGTGGATATCCGCAAGCCTCGAACCGGCGCCCGTCCCATCGAGCCACAGGGTCTGCCCGTCGATCGTCGCCTTCACGAAGACATGGTTGAAAGCCGCCGCGCTCGGCAGCCTCTCGGCCACGAAGTCCCCCGATCCGACGGCGGCGAGGACCGGCTCGGCATCGATCCCCATCGCCCGCAGCATCGACAGCAACAGCACCGTCTTCGCCTTGCAGTCGCCGTAGCGAACCTCCCACGTCCGCGCGGGTTTCTGCGGAACATAGTTCCCGCCGTCCATCCCGACGGCAAGATAGCGGATCTTGTCCTGGACGAGTTCCAGCGCGCGTTCGGCCCTGCCGATCGGCGTCGCATCCGCCTTCATGATCGCGTCGACCTCGGTCCTCAGCGGGGAGCCGGGCGCGATGGCGTTGGCTTCCGCGCCATATAGCGGTGCGAAGGTCTTCGAGACGTCCGCCCAGTCGGCGAACGTGGCGAATTCGATCATCGGCGGATGCCGGAACCGACTTGGCGCATCCTGCGGCATCTCAACCGGCTTCGGCGCGGGCAGGGCCAGGTCGAGCACGGTGTATTGCCCGTCGCGGATCGGCACGGCCTTGACGCCGTCGGCTTCCAGCTTCCAGCGCGGTGGCGTCGCGGTCGGCCACGATATGCGTGCGCGAGCGAAGGCGACCCGCGCGGGTAGGGCGATCATCGGAACGACGTTCTGCACGCGCCCACCCAGCGCGGTGTCTTTCGATGTCGTCGACGCCCGCAACCGCAGGATGTCGCCGACCTGAAGACCTTCGACCGCCAGCGTCGCCGTCAGGATACCCGTCAATTCGCGCTGTTCGAGCGCCTGTTCGCGCCGCAAGACCGTGAACTTCTGTCCGTTCGCCAGCAGGTCGATACGCTGGCTCCCGCGCCAGATCGCCAGTTCGTGGACGATGATGTCGCCCTTGTCCGGCGCCCAGGGCAAGGCAAGCGACGTCGCCTGCGCCAGCATCTCCGGCGACGTGATGTGCGACGCGACATCTATGTAGGACCACAGCCGCCCGTCCTCGATCCGTTGCTGCGTATCGAAGATCACCAGCGCCGGCGTATCTGCGCCTGTCTTCGCCGCGTCCGGCAGCACGGCCGGAATGATCCAGCCGGGCGCGGGCTGATACAAGGGAAGGTCGCTGGCCTGCGCCGCAGATGTCGCCATGCACCCCAGCGACACCGCTGCAACCACTATACTTCGCACAATTCGGCCCCCCGATAGTCCCCGCGCAGACGATATCGGCAAATTCGTTCGCAAGCCCAGAGAAATCGAAGATAGATGAGCGACACGCGCAAATCGCTGTCGATGTCGGTCAACTCTTGCCGCATCTGCGGAGTCGGGATCGGCCCGCCAGCGCTCTATTCCGCGGGCAAGCGATCGTTCTTGGGCGGCGTCGGTTCGCCGATCGCGTCCAGCATCGTCGTGATCCGCCGAAACTCGTCCCGCAGTGCCGGCACGGCATGGTCGATGAACGCGCGAACGACGCCCCGGCTTCCCCGGTCCGGATGGAACACGAGGTGCGCCGGCTGCGGTGGTGGCTCGAATGCTGTCAGAACGGTGACGAGGCGGCCTGTCCCCAGGTCTTCCGCCACCTGATATCCCCGGGTGCGCACCAGCCCGAGGCCGCGAACCGCCGCATCGATACCCGCGCCCGCATTGTTCAGGCTCAGGCGGGTCCGAACCCGGATCGATCGGACGCGGGCGCGCTCGGTCTCCGATCCGAACGACCAGAGTTCGCCATCGCCTTCGACGTTCAACCCGACGCAATCGAACCGACCCAGATCCTGCGGCGTCGCCGGTATGCCGCACCGCGCGACATAGTCGGGCGAGGCGCAGACGAGCGTCCGAACGTCGCCAAGCTTGGTCGCAGTCATCGTCGAGTCCGGCAGTGGTGCCAGCCGAACCGCCATGTCCACGCCTTCGCCGATCAGATCGACGAGGCGGTTGACCAGCAACACGCGCGCACTGGTCGACGGCTCGCGACGCAGGAACGTTTCGAGCACCGGCATCACCTTCAGCCGTCCGAAGAGCTCCGGGGCGGTCAGGACGAAACTGCCACGCATCGGGCCTTCAGACGGGGCGGGCGCGATGTCGCCGAGCCGCAGCAGCACGTCGCGCCATACTGCCACGTGCCGTTCCCCCGCCGAGGTCAGGTGCAGCCGACGCGTCGACCGGAGCAATAGCGCTTCGCCGGCAATGCCCTCCAGCAACGCGATGGCCCGAGTCACGCTGGCCGCAGACCGACCATGCCGACGCCCGGCGGCGGCTAGCGATCCTTCGTCGACCGAGGCCACGAACAATTTCATCGCATCGAGCCGGTCCATCGTTGCGGAGCCTGCAACTGAGCCTGCCGGCATGCAAGCATTATGATCCGTGCTGAAACGATTATCTGGAGTATTCAACGAAGGACAACGCCATGAGAACGAACCTGACTACGCCGACCCGCCGAGGTGTCATGTCTGCCTTGGCCACCGGTCCTGCAGTCCTGGCGGCGGCGCGCGCGACCGTCGCGGACGCGTCGCGCGTCGCCACGTCACCGAAGAATGCGTCGGCGGCATCCGTCCGGTATCGCAGGCAGAAAGTCGGCGACGTCGATCTGTTCTACCGAGAGGCAGGGCCGGTCGACGCGCCGGTCATCCTGCTTCTCCATGGGTTCCCGACGGCGAGCCACATGTTCCGCGACCTGCTCCCGCAACTGGCCGACCGGTTTCGGGTCATCGCGCCGGACCTGCCCGGGTTCGGCCAGACCAAGGCGCCGCCGCGGGGGACATTCGCCTATACGTTCGATGCCTTGGCGACCGTGGTCGGCGGTTTCGTCGAGGCACTCGGCCTGACGCGGTACGCGCTCTACATCTTCGATTATGGCGCGCCTGTCGGTCTGCGTCTCGCGATGCGCCATCCTGAACGCGTCTCGGCGATCGTCTCGCAGAACGGCAACGCGTACGTCGAGGGCTTCAGCGACCAATGGGGACCGTGGGAGGCGTATTGGCGCGATCCGAGCGCAAGCAACCGCGAAGCCTGCCGGTCTTCTCTCGCGCCGGACACGATCCGGAACTGGCAATACGGCACCGGTGCCGATCCGCTCCGACTATCACCCGACGGCTACGAGCTCGACATCGCCTATATGGCGCGACCGGGTGCGGACGAGATCCAGCTCGACCTGATCCTCGACTACCGGACCAACGTCGCACTCTACCCCGCCTTCCAGGCGTACCTGCGCAAACATCGTCCGGCGCTGCTGGCAGTCTGGGGTCGGCATGACCCGGCGTTCCTGCCAGCCGGCGCCACGGCTTATCGCCGCGACGTCCCGGACGCGGAGGTCCACCTTCTCGACACCGGCCACTTTGCGCTGGAAACACACCATGCCGAGATCGCGGCGTTGATGCGGGGCTTCCTCGTACGGGGGACCTGAGACGATCCCCGGGCGGGGCTGCAAAGTCAGCCGCGTTCGGGCTCGGCCGCCGTATCGCGTTCGGCAAGCCAGATTGCGAACGGCGCGGCTTCCATCGGGCGCGCGAACCAGAAGCCCTGCGCCTCCTCACAACCGAGCTGCGTCAGGATCGCGGCTGCCTCTGCGGTCTCGATCCCCTCGGCCACCACGCGGTAGCCGAGCTTGTGCGCTAGCCCGATCATCGTCTCGACAAGGACAAAGTCGGGCCCGGCCGCTTCGGTGAGGTTGCGCATGAAGGCCTGGTCGATCTTCACGATCCGCGCGGGCAGGCGCTGGAGATAGGCGAGGCTGCTGTGTCCCGTCCCGAAATCGTCGATCGCAAGGCAAATGCCCGCTTCCGCCAGTTCGCGCAGCATCGCCAGTGCTTGGTCGGGCTGGTCCATGATCGCGCTTTCGGTCAGCTCGATCTCCAGCCGCTCGGGCCGCAGATCGCGCTTGAACAAGGCCAGCTGGATCCGGTCGATCAGGTCGGCCTCGCCGAGATTGGCGGCGGAGATGTTGACCGACAGGACCGGCGCGATCCCAGCACAATTCCAGGCCGCCATCTGATCCATCGCCGCATCGATCACCCACTGCGTCGTCGCGCGCGCCAGCGAGGTCTCTTCGATGATCGGGATGAACTCGGCGGGCGACACCTCGCCCAGTCGAGGGTGTTGCCAGCGCAGCAACGCTTCCGCGCCCAGGCACCGTCCCGTCGCGAGCTCGATCCGTGGTTGGTACACCAGTCGCAACTGGTCGCCGGCTTCGAGTGCGGCGCCGAAATCCTGCAACAGGCCGTATTGGCGGCGGTGGGCGATGTCGTTGGCGGGCGAATGCAGTGCGATCGCGCCATCGGCGTTGCGTGCGTCCTGTGCAGCGCTGGCCGCCCCCCTCAGCACGTCGTCGGCCGAAACGCTGCCGATGACGAACGACCGGACGCCGATCGCGACGTTCGTGACGAAGCGTACCGACGACGTGGCATGCATCGTCTCGAAGCTCGACCGGAGCAGCGAAACATAGGCCAGCTCCTCGACACCCGGCGGTGAGATGAACGCGAACTGCGCGCTGCCAACCTGATAGGCGACGCGACCCGGCCCCAGCGCCACGCGCAGCGCCTGCGACGCCTCCCGGATGAAATCGTCGACGCGGGCAACACCCAACGCACGCACGATCCGGCTGATTTGATCTTCGCGCGCCATGTCGACCACCACCGCGAACCGGTGCTCGCCCGGATGGTCCCGCTCCAGATCCATCAGGTCGTCGCGGAACTGGTTCCGGGTCGGCATGCCGGTGACCGGATCGATCCGTCCGAAGGCGTGCTGCAGCTCGATCTGCGCCATCACCATCGCCGCCAGATCGACCAGCGCGGCAAGCTCGGCCTCGGTTGCCTTGCGCGGTTCGGTCCCCAATACGCAAAGCGATCCGAGGCCGTAGCCATCGCTGGTGACCAACGGCGCGCCGGCATAGAAGCGCGTTCCGGCACGACCGAGCACGCTGTCGGCGTAACACGCGTCGGCCTGAAAATCCTCGATGACGAGCGGCTGGGTCGACTCGGCGACCTGCGCGCAGGGCGCCTTATCGCGCGGGATGCTGCGATGCTCGACGCCTACGCGCGACTTGAACCATTGCCGGTCGCGATCCGTCAGCGACACCGCAGCCACCGGCAATCCGAAGATCTGGCTGGCCATCCGGGTTATCCGATCGAATCCCTCGCTGGCCGGGGTATCGAGCAACTTCAGCTGGTACAGGGCGTCCAGCCGAGCCTCTTCGTGATGGTCGCGCACACGATTCCTTTCACGTTCCCCTCTATAATCAAAACCTTAATGGTTTAATCCATGTCAGACTAGATAAATGAAACCTAGGTTTATCTAGCGCTACTCGGGCGGGGCCCTGTTAAGTCTGGACTAGCGCCGCCCGGCCCCTATTCTGTTGGCGGGGAGAGCGGGCATGCGATTTGCGAGACTGTGGGCGGCGCTAGCGATCGTCGTCGCGCCGGTTGCCGCGTTCGGGGGCGATACGCCACACGTCACGCTTGCCACGCCCAACATCTCGGACGGCACGATCACACGCTTTACCGTGCGGTTCAGCGCCGCGATCGTCCCGCTGGGCGATCCGCGCGCCGCCTCGCCGCTGAAGATCGAGTGCGCAGTGCCGGGCGAAGGGCGCTGGGCGGATCAGCAGACCTATGTCTGGGACTTCGCGCAGCCCTTGCCGGGCGGAACGCGCTGTACGCTCGCGACGCGCGAAGGACTCAAGAGCGCGGCTGGATACGGCGTCGACACGGAGAGCTTCACCGTCGATGCCGGTGGTCCGATCGTCCGCGCGGTGCTGCCCGGCGAAGGCGATATCGAGGAGGATCAGGTGTTCCTGGTCGCCGCGAACATGCTCGCGACCCGTGGGTCGATCGCCGCCAACGCCTATTGCGCGGTCGACGGGATCGGCGAGAAGATCGCGGTCGACGTGCTCGCGCCCGATCTGCCCGGCAAGCTGCTCGCCGGGTTGGGCAACAACTACGCAGTCACTAATTTCCTCGAAAGCGCCGGGCTGCCCAAGACGATCCCCGCCGATGCCGCGTCGCGCCAGCGTGCACTGGCCGGCATTACAGCGCTGAAATGCCGTCGCCCCCTGCCGCCCGGCCGCGACATGGCGCTGGTCTGGGGTAGCAACATCGCCAGCGCCGGGGGCAAGCTCGCCGGCGCCGACCAGCGGTTCGACTTCACCGTTCGGAAACCCTTCACCGCGCGGTTCGAATGCTCGCGCGTCAACACCGCGGCGGGATGCAGCCCGGTCGAGAAGGCGTATCTGCGGTTCTCCGCGCCGGTCCCGATGAGCGCGGCGACGCAGGTCCGCCTGACGCTTGCCGACGGCAAGTCTGTCGCGCCCGTGTTCAGCGACGAGGAGAAGACCCGCGCGACGATCGAACAGATCAGGTTCGCGGCACCCTTGCCCTTCGCGACGCGTGGCAACGTGTCGATCCCCGCGGACCTCAAGGACGAAAGCGGCCGGATCCTTGCAAACAGCGAACGCTTTCCGCTCGAGGTGAAGTTCGACGAAGCCCCGCCGCTCGTCAAGTTCGCGGCTGATTTCGGCATCCTCGAGGCGAAACAGGGCGGCGTGCTGCCCGTTACCGTCCGCAACGTCGAGCCGTCGCTGCAAGGCCAGACCGCGGGCATCGGCGGCCAGCGGCTGCGCGTGGGCGGCACCGACGGCGAGATCGCTGCGTGGCTGCGGCGCGTCGAGGAGGCGGGCAAGACCGACTACCAGACGATCGAGCGCAAGGGCGCCGAGCCGCTCCAGATCAACCATACCGGTGAGAAGCCGCTGCTGTTCGGGAGCGGTGGCGGAGGCGCGGGCGATCCGTTCAAGCTCGATCTGCCGGGCAAGGGCAAGGATTTCGAGGTCGTCGGACTTCCGCTCGGCAAGCCCGGCTTCTACGTCGTCGAACTCGCCAGCCCGACGCTCGGCCGTGCGCTGCTCGGTCGCGACGTGCCGCGCTATGTCGCGAGCGCGGCGCTGGTCACCGATCTGGCCGTGCATTTCGAATGGGGACGCGATCGCTCGCTCGCCTGGGTCACGCGGCTGTCGACCGGCAAGCCGGTGGCGAACGCGGTGGTGCAGGTCAGCGACAGCTGCACGGGCAAGCCACTCGCGCGCGGCGCGACCGACAGGAGCGGCGGGCTGATGGTCGCGCGCGGGCTGCCCGAACCCGAGACCTATGGCAGCTGCAAGGGCGAGGGTTCGCCGCATCCACTAATGATCTCGGCGCGTACTGGCGACGATTTCAGCTTCACGCTGACCGACTGGGGCGAGGGCATCCGGCCGTTCGACTTCGACCTGTCCTATGGCTATTCGGCGGCGACCGACATCATCCACACCGTGTTCGATCGCGCTTTGGTCCGCCAGGGCGAGACGATCCACATGAAGCACATCCTGCGCCGCCCCGACGCGCGCGGCTTCTCGTTGGCGCCGGGCTTTACCGGCACGCTTCGGCTGTCGCATCGCGGCTCCGACACGCAGTTCGAGATGCCTGTGACGATCGGCGCCAACGGCACCGGCGAAACCGTCTGGACCGCCCCTAAGGGCGCGCCGATGGGGGATTACGACTTGGTCTTCGTCGTTGGCGACACCACCAGCGAGTCCGCGCAGTCGTTCAAGGTCGACGAATACCGCCTGCCGACGATGCGCGCGAGCGTGACCGGGCCGAAGACCGCATTGATCAAACCACGGACCGCGCAGCTCGATCTGTTCGCCGGCTATCTCTCGGGCGGCGGTGCTCCCGACTTGCCGGTCGACGTCCGCATCGGCTGGTTCGCGCACAGTGCGACGCCTGTCGGCTATGACAAGTTCAGCTTCGGCGGCGAACCGATCACCGAGGGCGTCAAGCCGCTCGACGGCGAGGGCGAGGATGCGAAGACGCCGTTGCCGCCGACGCAGATGTTGCCGGCGACGCTCGGCAGCGACGGTACGCGGCGGATGACCGTCGACATGCCGCAAACGCTGCCCGGCACGACCGATATGCAGGTCGAGATGGATTACCGCGATGCCAATGGCGAGACGCTGACTGCCTCGAAATCGATCCCGATCTACGCCTCGGGCGTGCAGCTCGGCGTCGCCACCGATGGCTGGATGATGCGCGCGGACGATCTGCGCCTGCGCTTCGTCGCGCTCGATACCGACGGCAAGCCGATCAAGGGGCAGAAGCTGTCGGTCGCGCTCTACAATCGCCAGATCCTGACCGCTCGGCGGCGGTTGATCGGTGGGTTCTATGCCTATGACAACCGGATGCGGACGACGAAGCTGTCGGCGTCGTGCAGCGCGACGACCGATGCGCAGGGGCTCGCGCAGTGCAAGGCGGATCCGGGCGTCTCGGGCGAGATCTACGCGGTCGTCACCACCACCGACGCCGACGGCAACGTCGCCCGCGCGGTTAAGTCGGTGTGGCTCGCGGGGAACGACGATTGGTGGTTCGGCGGCGACAATGGCGACCGGATGGATGTCGTTCCCGAGAAGCTCACCTATGCCTCGGGCGAGACCGCGCGGTTCCAGGTGCGGATGCCGTTCCGCTCCGCGACCGCTTTGGTCAGCGTCGAGCGCGAGGGCGTGTTGTCGAGCTTCGTGACCGAATTGTCGGGCAAGGACCCGGTGATCGAGGTGCCGATGGACGCGGCCTATGCGCCCGACGTCTATGTCTCGGTGCTGGTCGTGCGCGGGCGCGTGGAGAGCGGCTTCTGGAGCTGGATCCACCGCATCGCGCGAACGCTCGGGCTGTCGGATACGCCGGAGGACGCCGCCGAGCCGACCGCGCTGGTCGATCTTGCCAAGCCCGCCTACCGCCTCGGCATCGCCAAGGTGAAGGTCGGCTGGGAAGGCCATACGCTCGCCGTCGCGGTCAAGGCCGACCGCGAGCGTTATGCGCCGCGGGGCACGGCCAACGTCGCGATCCAGGTCCGGAAGCCCGATGGCAGCCCGGCACGCGAGGCCGATGTCGCGTTCGCCGCGGTCGACCAGGCGTTGCTGCAACTCGCGCCGAACGACAGCTGGAACCTCCTCGACGCGATGATGGGCGATCGGCCGCTATCGGTGCTGACCGCGACCGCGCAGATGCAGGTCGTCGGCAAGCGGCATTATGGACGCAAGGCGCTCGAAGCGGGTGGCGGCGGTGGTGGCGGCGACCTGTCGGGGCTCAACCGCGAGAATTTCCAGCCGGTATTGCTGTGGAAGGGGCATGTCCCGCTCGATGCGCAAGGGCGTGCGCGCGTGTCCGTGCCGCTGTCGGATGCGCTGTCGTCGTTCAAGCTGGTCGTGATCGCCACCGACGGTGCGCAGGCGTTCGGTACCGGCAGCACCGACATCCGCACCGCGCAGGATCTGTCGCTCTATGCCGGGATGCCGCCGCTGGTCCGCTCGGGCGATTTCTACGGCGCGCGGTTCACGCTGCGCAACGGATCGGATCGCGCGATGACAGTCACGGCGAACGTCGATGTCTTCCCGCGGATCGCGCAGGGCAAGCCGCTGACCGTCACCATTCCCGCGGGTGGTGCGGCACCGGTGGCGTGGAACCTCACCGCGCCGTCCGGAGTCGATACGTTGCGCTGGACGGTGCGCGCGAGGAGTAACGACGGCCGCGCGACGGATCAGGTGACGGTGACGCAGGACGTCATCCCGGCGGTGCCGACCGAGATCTGGGCGGCAACGCTCGCGCAGGTCGGTGAGACTACGCTGATCCCGATCGCGCCGCCGATGGGGGCGCTGCCGGGTCGTGGCAGCGTCGACATCCGCCTTGCCGATACGCTGGCGCCGTCGCTTGCCGGGGTCCGCGACTATATGAGCCGCTATCCGTTCAACTGTTTCGAACAGCGGCTGTCGCGGATCGTCGTGCTCGGCGACATGGCGGGCTGGGCGACGCTCGCGGGCGAGATCCCGACCTATCAGGCGCCCGATGGCCTGCTCCGGTATTTCCCCGGTGACAGCCTGCAGGGGTCCGAGGCACTGACCGCCTATGTGCTGTCGATGACGGGCGCGGCGAACCTGTGGCTGCCGCCGGTCCAGCGCGCGCGGATGATCGAGGCGATGAAGGCGGTGCTCGACGGGCGCTTGCGGCATGAGGATTACGGCGATGTCCGCCTGACCAAGGTCGCGGCACTGGCGGCCTTGGCGCGGCAGGGCGACGCGACGGCAGCGATGCTCGGCCAGATCGGCATGACGCCCGCGGAAATGCCGACCGCGAGCCTCGCCGACTATATCACCGCGCTGACCGCGATCCCCGGCGCGTCGACCGAGGCCAAGGCGCAGGCCGAGGCGGTGTTGCGCACGCGCCTCGTGTTCGAGGGCACCCGGCTCGATCTGTCGGACTCGGCCAACGCGTCGTGGTGGCTGATGTCGTCGGCGGACGAGGCCGCGAACAAGGCGACCGCGGCGGTGCTCGGGCGGCCGGGTTGGCAGGACGATGCGCCGCGGCTGATGGTCGGCACGGCGCTGCGCCAGTCGCGCGGGCATTGGGATACGACCACCGCCAACGCCTGGGGTGCGATCGCCGCGCGGCGGTTCGCGCAGGTCTATCCGGCGCAGGCGGTCACGGGGACGACGATGCTGTCTTACGCAGGGCGGAGCGTCGCACGCGGCTGGCCGCTGGCGGAACCCGCGCGGACGGTATCGTTCCCGCTGGCCGCCGCCGGACCACTGCGGTTGGCACAAGGCGGCGGGGCGGGGCCGTGGGCGACCGTGTCGATCTCCGCGGCCGTGCCGCTGCGGCAACCGCTGTTCGCGGGCTATCGCCTGACGCGGAAAGTCGACGTCGTGCAGGCGCGCACACCAGGGCGGCTGACGACGGGCGACGTGCTCCGCGTGACGCTCGCGGTCGAGGCGACCGCCGAGCGCAACTGGGTCGCGATCAGCGATCCGGTGCCCGCCGGCGCAACCGTGATCGGCGATCTCGGCGGCCAGTCGCAACTGCTCCAGCAAGGCGGCGCGGCAGATGGTGAGGGTGGCGGTCCGAGCTACGTCGAACGCGGCCGCGATACGTGGCGCGCCTATTTCGCCTGGCTGCCCAAGGGGACCACCACCGTGACGTACACGGTGCGGCTCAACGGTGCCGGCCGGTTCCAGATGCCGCCAAGCCGGGTCGAGGCGATGTATTCGCCGGCAATTCGCGCCGCGGTGCCGAACCAGACGATGGTCGTCGCGGATCGATGAAGCAGCGCGCGGCGCTCGCCGGACTGCTGGTGCTGATCCTGGCCGCGGTCGGGTTCGACTGGGCGACGTTCCCGCCGCCTTTGCCGGGCTATGCGCAGGTGCGCGCTGCGTGGAAGCCGTCGGAGGCGTGGCTGTACGATCGCCACGGCGTGCTGATCGACAGCGCGCGCGTCAATTTCGCGGCGCGGCGGCTGGCATGGGTGCCGCTCGATCAGATCGCCCCGGTCGTGCCCGCCACCGTCGTCGCGGCGGAGGATGCCCGCTTCCGCAGCCACGGCGGCGTCGACTGGCTGGCGATCCTCGGGTCGGTTGGCGCGCACGCTAAGGGTGAGCGGGGCAGGGGTGCCAGCACGCTGTCGATGCAGGTCGCGGCGTTCCTGTCGCCGACACTGGCGATGCCCGGCGCACGCGGCTGGCGCGACAAGCTTCGCCAGATGCGCGCGGCACGATCGCTCGAGATGACGTGGAGCAAGGACCAGATCCTCGAGGCGTACCTCAACCTCGCGCCGTTCCGCGGGGAGGCGCAGGGGATTGGTGCGGCGGCGCTGTCGCTGTTCGGCAAGACCCCCGCGGCGATGGCACGCGACGACGCGCTGCTGCTGACCGCGCTGCTCCCCGATCCGCAGGCGCCCGCCCCTCGCATCGCCGCGCGGGCCTGCCGATTGGGGGGCGCGGGCGACTGTACGCGGTTCGCGAGCGAGGCCGCGTCGATGCTTGGCCCGGTGCGGACGCTCGCGCTAGATCCGGGGCTCGCGCCGCATCTCGCCGATCGCCTGCTGACCAAGCCCGGCCTGCGGATCACCACCACGCTCGATGCCGCGCTCCAGCGCACGGTCGCCGCCGCGCTGCGTCGCCAGCTTCTCGGGCTGGGCGGATCGCGCGCGCGCGACGGGTCCGCGGTCGTGATCGACAATGCCAGCGGTGACGTCCTTGCCTATGTCGGCGGGAT
This genomic window contains:
- a CDS encoding GGDEF and EAL domain-containing protein, with translation MRDHHEEARLDALYQLKLLDTPASEGFDRITRMASQIFGLPVAAVSLTDRDRQWFKSRVGVEHRSIPRDKAPCAQVAESTQPLVIEDFQADACYADSVLGRAGTRFYAGAPLVTSDGYGLGSLCVLGTEPRKATEAELAALVDLAAMVMAQIELQHAFGRIDPVTGMPTRNQFRDDLMDLERDHPGEHRFAVVVDMAREDQISRIVRALGVARVDDFIREASQALRVALGPGRVAYQVGSAQFAFISPPGVEELAYVSLLRSSFETMHATSSVRFVTNVAIGVRSFVIGSVSADDVLRGAASAAQDARNADGAIALHSPANDIAHRRQYGLLQDFGAALEAGDQLRLVYQPRIELATGRCLGAEALLRWQHPRLGEVSPAEFIPIIEETSLARATTQWVIDAAMDQMAAWNCAGIAPVLSVNISAANLGEADLIDRIQLALFKRDLRPERLEIELTESAIMDQPDQALAMLRELAEAGICLAIDDFGTGHSSLAYLQRLPARIVKIDQAFMRNLTEAAGPDFVLVETMIGLAHKLGYRVVAEGIETAEAAAILTQLGCEEAQGFWFARPMEAAPFAIWLAERDTAAEPERG